A section of the Anabaena cylindrica PCC 7122 genome encodes:
- a CDS encoding thioester reductase domain-containing protein: MNLKPAYTAEDIQAFMVSNLAEVIGVTPEEVDVKENLENYGLDSAQAMIIISKLEQLLGFKPSPVLLWHYPTIASLSERLAEEVPKQSQVKDSGTGTVTAVNIAPPFLDLAAEAVLDPTIQPSSVSAVSVSNPKNIFLTGGTGYLGAFVIKELLEATQANIYCLVRATDVTEGKSKLEKNLQQYALWDDKHSSRIIPIVGDLAQPLLGIGTEQFQNLAANIDVIYHSAALLNYVYPYSALKAANVLGTQEVLRLACQTKVKPVHYVSSVAVFESTAYAGKVVKEQDDFHDWQGIFLGYSQTKWVAEKLVKIAGDRGLPITIYRPPLISGDSKTGICNTHDFINLMIKGCLQMGYFPDVDYMLDMSPVDYVSKAVVYLSRQEASIGKAFHLQHPQPASLKSLVEWIRTFGFSLQMIPYEQWQAELINNVTSQENPLYTLRPFLLERWSDEQITIPDLYLQARRPIISCQETLEALKGSSIVCPPIDSQLLITYTSYLMQTGFLSLA, encoded by the coding sequence ATGAATTTAAAACCTGCTTATACCGCTGAAGATATTCAAGCATTCATGGTGTCTAATTTGGCTGAAGTTATTGGAGTCACACCAGAAGAAGTTGATGTCAAAGAAAATTTAGAAAATTATGGTTTGGATTCAGCCCAAGCTATGATTATTATCAGTAAATTGGAGCAATTACTAGGTTTTAAACCTTCTCCTGTTTTACTTTGGCATTACCCAACTATTGCTTCACTGTCTGAACGATTAGCTGAAGAAGTTCCCAAACAATCTCAGGTAAAAGATTCAGGAACTGGAACAGTTACTGCTGTAAATATTGCTCCTCCTTTTCTAGATTTGGCTGCTGAAGCTGTTCTTGACCCCACTATTCAACCCAGTTCAGTATCTGCTGTATCTGTCAGCAATCCCAAAAATATCTTTTTAACTGGGGGAACAGGTTATTTAGGTGCTTTTGTAATTAAGGAACTGCTAGAAGCAACTCAAGCAAATATCTATTGCTTAGTACGTGCTACTGATGTTACAGAAGGCAAAAGTAAATTAGAAAAAAATCTTCAACAGTATGCACTTTGGGATGATAAACATTCCTCTAGAATTATCCCAATTGTTGGTGATTTAGCACAGCCACTTTTGGGTATTGGTACAGAACAGTTTCAAAATCTAGCTGCTAATATTGATGTTATCTATCATAGTGCTGCTTTGCTGAATTACGTGTATCCTTACTCAGCATTAAAAGCAGCTAATGTTTTAGGAACTCAAGAAGTTTTGCGTTTAGCTTGTCAAACTAAAGTTAAGCCTGTACATTACGTTTCCAGCGTCGCTGTTTTTGAATCAACTGCTTATGCAGGTAAAGTTGTCAAAGAACAGGATGATTTTCATGACTGGCAAGGCATTTTTCTCGGTTACTCTCAGACTAAATGGGTAGCAGAAAAATTAGTCAAAATTGCTGGTGACAGAGGTCTGCCTATTACTATTTATAGACCACCTTTAATTTCTGGAGATAGCAAAACAGGGATTTGTAATACCCATGATTTTATCAATTTGATGATTAAAGGCTGTCTCCAAATGGGATATTTCCCTGATGTAGATTATATGTTAGATATGTCTCCTGTAGACTATGTAAGCAAAGCCGTTGTATATCTATCTCGTCAAGAAGCATCAATTGGTAAAGCTTTCCACTTACAACATCCCCAACCAGCTTCTCTAAAGTCTTTGGTTGAATGGATACGCACTTTTGGTTTTTCACTTCAGATGATTCCCTACGAACAATGGCAAGCAGAGTTAATCAATAACGTCACTTCTCAAGAGAATCCTTTATACACTCTGCGACCATTTTTATTAGAACGCTGGTCTGATGAGCAAATAACCATTCCTGATTTGTATTTGCAAGCTAGAAGACCAATTATTAGTTGCCAAGAAACTCTAGAAGCATTGAAGGGAAGTTCTATAGTTTGTCCACCGATTGATTCTCAATTATTGATCACCTACACTTCCTATTTAATGCAGACTGGTTTCTTAAGTCTTGCCTAA
- a CDS encoding PfaD family polyunsaturated fatty acid/polyketide biosynthesis protein — translation MTTLDTVLNKYDNGLVFSTFSNNHNQVWKGSLDCIAFEQKSIIDKFLSLDQPCYILKVAGNIGVTNDGYLTSTDNASSAQAELLISLPPLRLQQFGDPNFLTTYGVKSAYMTGAMAGGIASEEMVIALGKEKLLGSFGAGGLTPDRIETAINRIQEALPNDPYCFNLIHSPNESAIERRAVDLYLKYEVRTVEASAFLDLTPNIVYYRVAGLSLNAANEIEIKNRVIAKISRREVATKFLQPAPARILKELIQQGLITEFQANLASKVPMADDITVEADSGGHTDNRPLVCLLPSIISLRDEIQAQYNYQKPIRVGVAGGIGTPESALAAFMMGAAYIVTGSINQSCIESGACDYTKKLLAQAEMADMMMAPAADMFEMGVKLQVLKRGTMFPMRAQKLYELYRNYDSIEDIPLAEREKLEKQIFRKTIAEVWEGTAAYLSQKNPEKLGKAVNNPKLKMALIFRWYLGLSSRWSSSGEKGREVDYQIWCGPAMGGFNDWVRGSYLAEPNNRHVVDVAHHIMLGTAFLYRIQSLKIQGLQIPNYYGQYHPVRSILEM, via the coding sequence GTGACAACACTCGATACGGTACTAAATAAATACGATAATGGTCTTGTTTTTTCTACCTTCTCCAATAATCACAACCAAGTTTGGAAAGGCTCATTAGATTGTATTGCTTTTGAACAAAAATCCATCATTGATAAATTTTTATCATTAGATCAACCTTGTTACATTCTTAAAGTAGCTGGTAACATTGGCGTTACTAATGATGGTTATTTAACATCTACTGATAACGCTTCCTCAGCACAAGCAGAACTTTTAATCTCACTGCCACCATTGCGCTTGCAACAATTTGGCGACCCTAACTTTCTCACTACTTATGGTGTGAAATCTGCCTATATGACAGGTGCAATGGCAGGTGGTATTGCTTCCGAAGAAATGGTAATTGCATTAGGCAAAGAGAAGCTTTTAGGTTCTTTTGGTGCAGGTGGTTTAACTCCAGACCGGATAGAAACCGCTATCAATCGTATTCAAGAAGCCTTACCTAATGATCCATACTGCTTTAATTTAATTCACAGTCCTAATGAATCAGCTATTGAACGCCGCGCAGTAGATTTATACCTCAAATATGAAGTAAGAACTGTAGAAGCATCTGCATTTTTAGACTTAACTCCCAACATCGTTTATTATCGAGTTGCTGGACTGAGTTTAAATGCAGCTAATGAAATTGAAATTAAAAATAGAGTCATTGCCAAAATTTCTCGTCGTGAAGTTGCGACTAAATTTTTGCAACCAGCACCCGCAAGAATTCTCAAAGAATTAATTCAGCAAGGACTAATTACTGAATTTCAAGCAAATCTTGCCAGCAAAGTACCAATGGCTGATGATATTACCGTTGAAGCCGATTCCGGTGGTCATACAGATAATCGTCCTTTGGTGTGTTTGCTTCCTTCAATTATTAGTTTACGAGATGAAATTCAAGCACAATATAATTATCAAAAACCGATTAGAGTAGGAGTAGCTGGAGGGATTGGTACACCAGAATCAGCCTTAGCTGCTTTTATGATGGGTGCTGCTTATATAGTGACTGGTTCAATTAATCAATCCTGTATTGAATCTGGAGCTTGTGATTATACCAAAAAATTATTAGCCCAAGCAGAAATGGCTGATATGATGATGGCTCCAGCAGCAGATATGTTTGAAATGGGAGTCAAATTGCAAGTTCTCAAACGCGGGACAATGTTTCCAATGCGAGCGCAGAAACTATACGAATTATATCGCAATTATGACTCAATTGAAGATATTCCCCTTGCAGAAAGAGAAAAACTAGAAAAACAAATCTTCCGTAAAACTATCGCTGAAGTTTGGGAAGGAACTGCTGCTTATTTATCTCAGAAAAACCCTGAAAAGTTGGGTAAAGCAGTCAATAATCCGAAGCTAAAAATGGCTTTAATTTTTCGCTGGTATTTAGGACTATCCTCTCGTTGGTCTAGTTCTGGTGAAAAAGGAAGAGAAGTCGATTATCAAATTTGGTGCGGTCCCGCTATGGGTGGTTTCAATGACTGGGTGCGTGGTTCCTATTTAGCAGAACCTAATAATCGTCATGTGGTTGATGTTGCCCATCACATCATGTTAGGAACAGCCTTTTTATACCGCATTCAAAGCTTGAAAATTCAAGGTTTGCAAATCCCTAATTACTACGGTCAATATCACCCAGTTCGCTCTATATTGGAGATGTAA
- a CDS encoding PfaB family protein — protein MSIQQDMTAKMAIVGMDAFFGECGDLDAFESSIYDGKQHFIPLPEKRWHGINEQEKLLQKYGLEAGKAPQGAYISDFEIDTLAYKIPPNEVEKINPQQLLLLKVCDRALKDAKISPGANVAVIIAADTELSVHQLQQRWNSSWQLKDGLNSLEIAVSPEKITELETILKDSIHPQVDLGEIISYVGNIMASRISSLWNFSGPSFTISAVETAAFKALELAEMLLATNEVEAVVIGGIDLAGGVENVLLRSQLGKLNTGINTLSFDEKADGWNVGEGAGAVVIQRHDTALQNNQRIYAVINGISIGQSSSMAIDSATITQVCKQAFQQAGIQPTEVNYLEVCGSGIPTEDEAEINGILQAYPPVGDGLHCAIGSVKANIGHTFVASGIASLIKTALSLYHRYIPGTPNWSGVKTPQVWEGSPFYVATESRPWFSQKEVKCRISAINSIGCDGSFAHVILSEETQQTERSSRYLESRPFHLLPIAANDQSSLFAALDNLQQTIENADSLKDVASQTFVEFQQHTEAKYTLSLTGRNQKELLKEINSAKKGVTNAFENGKDWQTPIGSYFTPKPLGKDGEIAYIYPAAVNSYLGIGRSLFRLFPKAFDDVIVKSLYERAADVEKLVFPRSLSKLSTRQLETLEKKLFDDSLAMFEAEVLFTRLISTIITDDFQIKPKYIFGYSLGETSMMVAQGVWSNFYEVSNTFNSSALFGDRLSGPKNAVREYWGLPKASITSDDNFWSNYVLMATPAQVRECLKNEPRVYLTQINTSEEVLIAGEPVACERVIKTLGCNAFPAPFDHVIHCQAMESESQELEKLYTLPAQTIPGITFYSAAEYQPTTLNSQEIAHNIAKGLCQQLDFPRLVNRVYADGAKIFIEAGAGGICSRWIDKNLSNQEHITVSLNRRGIDDHSSLVKALAKLLSHGVHLDLSPLYNLSSVTGKQNKSTLRKITLGGNSITAAILNEDNRKLFQKATQIKQQQIISNYPEYKIINSLQPPAKFAPSDIYSHPEKNTMKTIMDNGLKTREQLQSSELTSSQKPNIPSTLTPPLITQETSNTISMNDLKLSQYQKLSANNSKLTQAHTSFLHARQDFSQQMSEIIQLQLACAQTLLSEEK, from the coding sequence ATGAGTATTCAACAAGATATGACTGCAAAAATGGCTATCGTCGGTATGGATGCCTTTTTTGGTGAATGTGGCGATTTAGATGCTTTCGAGAGCAGCATTTACGACGGAAAACAGCATTTTATTCCCCTGCCCGAAAAAAGATGGCATGGCATTAATGAGCAGGAAAAGTTACTGCAAAAGTATGGTTTAGAAGCCGGAAAAGCACCGCAGGGCGCGTATATTAGCGATTTTGAAATTGATACCTTAGCTTACAAAATCCCCCCCAACGAAGTTGAAAAAATCAACCCGCAACAACTTTTATTATTGAAGGTGTGCGATCGCGCCCTCAAAGATGCCAAAATATCCCCAGGTGCTAATGTCGCAGTAATTATCGCTGCCGATACAGAACTATCTGTACACCAATTACAACAACGTTGGAATTCATCTTGGCAACTTAAAGACGGCTTGAACAGCTTAGAAATTGCCGTATCACCAGAAAAAATTACCGAACTAGAAACAATACTCAAAGATAGTATTCACCCACAAGTTGATCTTGGTGAAATTATCAGTTATGTCGGCAACATTATGGCCAGTCGCATTTCTTCCCTATGGAATTTTTCTGGTCCTTCTTTCACTATTAGTGCTGTAGAAACAGCAGCTTTCAAAGCTTTAGAACTAGCAGAAATGCTACTAGCTACCAACGAAGTTGAGGCTGTAGTTATAGGTGGAATTGACTTAGCTGGTGGTGTCGAAAACGTCTTACTCCGCAGTCAATTAGGAAAACTCAATACAGGAATCAATACCTTAAGTTTTGACGAAAAAGCCGACGGTTGGAATGTAGGAGAAGGTGCAGGTGCAGTTGTTATCCAACGACATGATACAGCATTGCAAAACAATCAACGCATCTACGCAGTAATCAATGGCATTAGCATTGGTCAATCCTCCTCAATGGCGATAGATAGTGCCACCATTACTCAAGTATGCAAACAAGCCTTTCAACAAGCAGGTATTCAACCCACAGAAGTCAACTATTTAGAAGTCTGCGGTAGTGGAATTCCCACAGAAGACGAAGCCGAAATTAACGGTATCCTCCAAGCTTATCCCCCCGTAGGAGATGGTTTACACTGTGCTATTGGTAGCGTCAAAGCCAATATTGGTCATACCTTTGTCGCTTCTGGAATCGCTAGTTTAATCAAAACCGCACTGAGTCTTTACCACAGATATATTCCCGGAACCCCCAATTGGTCTGGTGTCAAAACACCCCAAGTATGGGAAGGTAGCCCCTTTTACGTCGCTACCGAATCCAGACCTTGGTTTTCACAAAAAGAGGTCAAATGCAGAATTTCTGCCATTAATAGTATCGGCTGTGACGGTTCTTTTGCCCATGTGATCTTATCAGAAGAAACCCAACAAACAGAACGCAGCAGTAGATATTTAGAATCAAGACCTTTTCATCTGTTACCCATTGCCGCTAATGACCAGTCTAGCTTATTTGCAGCACTGGATAATTTGCAACAAACAATTGAAAATGCTGATTCCCTCAAAGATGTTGCTAGTCAAACATTTGTCGAATTTCAACAGCATACCGAAGCCAAATATACACTTTCTCTCACTGGACGCAACCAAAAAGAATTACTCAAAGAAATTAACTCAGCTAAAAAAGGTGTAACAAATGCCTTTGAAAATGGTAAAGATTGGCAAACTCCCATAGGTAGTTATTTTACACCTAAACCACTAGGAAAAGATGGAGAAATTGCCTATATTTATCCCGCCGCTGTCAATTCTTATCTCGGTATTGGTCGCAGTCTCTTCCGCTTATTTCCTAAAGCCTTCGATGATGTAATTGTCAAAAGTCTATACGAACGTGCAGCGGATGTTGAAAAACTAGTATTTCCCAGAAGTTTGAGTAAATTGTCAACTCGACAACTGGAAACTCTAGAAAAAAAATTGTTTGATGATTCTCTGGCCATGTTTGAAGCCGAAGTGCTATTTACCAGACTCATCTCCACAATTATCACCGATGATTTTCAAATCAAACCCAAATATATCTTTGGATATAGCTTAGGTGAAACTAGCATGATGGTTGCTCAAGGAGTATGGAGCAATTTTTATGAAGTAAGTAATACCTTTAACTCATCAGCCTTGTTTGGAGATAGATTATCTGGCCCCAAAAATGCTGTACGTGAGTATTGGGGACTACCAAAAGCTTCCATAACTTCAGATGATAATTTCTGGAGCAATTACGTTCTCATGGCCACTCCAGCACAAGTCAGAGAGTGTTTAAAAAACGAACCTCGCGTTTACTTGACACAGATTAATACATCAGAAGAAGTATTAATCGCCGGTGAACCAGTAGCTTGCGAGCGAGTCATTAAAACTCTTGGTTGTAACGCTTTTCCTGCTCCTTTTGATCATGTGATTCATTGTCAAGCAATGGAATCAGAGTCCCAAGAACTGGAAAAATTATACACTTTACCAGCACAAACCATCCCTGGTATTACTTTTTATTCCGCTGCTGAGTATCAACCAACTACACTTAATAGTCAAGAAATTGCTCACAACATTGCCAAAGGATTATGTCAGCAACTCGACTTTCCCCGCTTAGTTAATCGCGTCTACGCTGACGGTGCAAAAATATTTATTGAAGCAGGTGCAGGTGGTATTTGTTCTCGTTGGATAGATAAAAATCTTAGCAATCAAGAACACATCACCGTATCCCTAAACCGACGCGGAATAGATGATCATAGTTCACTTGTTAAAGCACTAGCAAAATTGCTTAGTCATGGAGTGCATTTAGATTTATCTCCGCTTTATAACCTATCCTCAGTTACTGGAAAACAAAATAAATCTACTCTGAGAAAAATTACCTTAGGTGGTAATTCCATAACTGCTGCAATTTTGAATGAGGATAACCGTAAGCTTTTCCAAAAAGCTACTCAAATAAAGCAACAGCAGATAATTTCCAATTACCCAGAGTATAAAATCATCAATTCCTTACAACCTCCAGCCAAATTTGCCCCTAGTGATATTTACTCTCACCCAGAAAAAAACACCATGAAAACTATCATGGATAACGGTTTAAAAACTAGAGAACAATTACAATCTTCAGAGTTAACTAGCAGTCAAAAGCCAAATATCCCATCAACATTAACCCCACCTCTAATCACTCAAGAAACTAGTAACACAATTAGTATGAATGATTTAAAACTTTCTCAGTATCAAAAGCTGAGTGCCAATAATTCAAAATTAACACAAGCACATACTAGCTTCTTACACGCCAGACAAGACTTTAGTCAACAAATGAGCGAAATTATCCAACTACAATTGGCTTGCGCTCAAACCCTACTCAGCGAAGAAAAATAA